One segment of Penaeus chinensis breed Huanghai No. 1 chromosome 14, ASM1920278v2, whole genome shotgun sequence DNA contains the following:
- the LOC125032323 gene encoding extensin-like, whose amino-acid sequence MADILANSSSSTASSSAKTVALDTYGASGASTPGANHSEVVLSLTAMSPGTIHDSTPTGKEDYQTNVDDDETSLVISNAAPRTPSYAQNPSAHTPASVAPRQNGDLTRSPSFVAHSGSPEGSPTDGASPLPPQDLVASPQESLIAPPTNPEVCSLTSSIYDALPYDALPCEAQPLLLQRDGCVADDQISVFSHQSDYSQGHARPPSANAHSRQLRPNHVPAPPPVPELCSPDHAEDPATPSDPAPSPPRPFASPSASQGTTSQAPAPVTSSQTVNPAKPSHSLESPTLAPPGAAPTPPHDTPLPAPQAPQRQADVPASTHHSPVLTSAHLTPVPASSHHILAASHSSHMPASSHHTHAPAMPYHTHVPAMPHHCHVPTSAHLVPVSPPAHYTQVMAPPPYSPAPSPPTSYFASIPAHHVSMNAPHYSVSASVPLSASSPVSMPPPPYQFAAPAPVSVAVLNPQQRTPAPWHHAPPLAQPPMPCPYHHAQKQQQQPGQDAGQYQGTMPPEQLARPKNQHDAWYGLSGGLPDPPLAYATLGPQGRRGAPSQFASLQRPRPACTHAHQSPPSQLRAAQRPFTHDEDCERRTASVGHQSAPHHISGASCRRSSFHGSLHREPPAHAPQPAPQPAHRIENQGKNDPHGLPPSSAPRGKPASPQGSFRSPASSPVSAPAPRSSPEARTAFTPVRRPRFPHDFVRHGGSFKGRPSAKGEEPQADSVAMTSSASKR is encoded by the exons ATGGCTGATATTCTAGCTAACTCATCCTCCTCCACAGCCTCTTCCTCAGCCAAGACGGTGGCCCTCGACACTTACGGTGCCAGCGGTGCCTCCACGCCGGGTGCCAATCACAGCGAAGTTGTTTTGTCTCTGACGGCCATGTCTCCTGGCACCATCCACGACTCGACGCCGACGGGCAAG GAGGATTACCAGACGAACGTGGATGACGACGAGACCAGCCTCGTCATCTCCAACGCTGCTCCCCGTACGCCCTCCTACGCCCAGAACCCGAGCGCCCACACGCCCGCAAGCGTCGCGCCCCGCCAGAACGGGGATCTCACAAGGAGTCCGAGCTTCGTGGCCCATTCCGGCTCTCCCGAAGGCTCCCCGACGGACggcgcctcccccctcccgccgcaGGATCTCGTCGCTTCGCCGCAGGAGAGCTTGATTGCGCCCCCGACGAACCCTGAAGTATGCTCGCTCACCTCGAGTATCTACGACGCGCTGCCCTACGACGCGCTGCCCTGCGAGGCCCAGCCCCTACTTCTGCAGCGGGACGGCTGCGTGGCGGACGACCAGATCTCCGTGTTCTCCCACCAGAGCGACTACTCCCAGGggcacgcccgcccgccctccgccAACGCCCACAGTCGCCAGCTGCGTCCTAACCACGTACCCGCCCCGCCACCCGTCCCTGAGCTGTGCAGTCCCGACCACGCCGAGGACCCCGCCACCCCCTCCGACCCCGCCCCGTCGCCCCCGCGCCCCTTCGCAAGCCCTTCCGCGAGCCAGGGGACCACGAGTCAAGCCCCCGCCCCTGTCACCTCCAGCCAGACAGTCAACCCTGCCAAGCCAAGCCACTCTCTCGAGTCTCCAACCCTGGCACCGCCTGGCGCAGCCCCCACGCCGCCCCACGACacgcctctccctgcccctcaaGCACCGCAACGCCAGGCCGACGTCCCAGCGTCTACGCACCACAGCCCCGTCTTGACGTCGGCGCATCTCACGCCCGTGCCCGCCTCGTCGCATCATATTCTGGCGGCATCACACTCATCCCATATGCCGGCTTCATCTCACCACACGCATGCCCCCGCCATGCCCTACCACACCCATGTCCCTGCCATGCCACACCACTGCCACGTCCCTACGTCGGCGCACCTCGTCCCTGTCTCGCCCCCCGCGCATTATACCCAAGTCATGGCCCCCCCTCCatactcccccgccccctcccctccgacGTCGTACTTCGCCTCAATCCCTGCCCACCACGTCTCTATGAACGCCCCCCACTACAGCGTCTCGGCGTCGGTCCCCCTGTCAGCCTCCTCTCCGGTCTCAATGCCCCCTCCTCCATACCAGTTCGCCGCCCCTGCCCCAGTATCCGTGGCTGTTCTTAACCCACAGCAGCGCACCCCCGCCCCCTGGCACCATGCGCCCCCGCTGGCCCAGCCCCCCATGCCCTGCCCTTACCACCACGcccagaagcagcagcagcaacctGGTCAGGACGCCGGCCAGTACCAGGGCACAATGCCTCCCGAGCAGCTCGCGCGCCCCAAGAACCAGCACGACGCTTGGTATGGCCTCAGCGGCGGCTTGCCCG ATCCTCCCCTCGCTTACGCCACTCTGGGGCCGCAGGGCCGCCGGGGTGCGCCCTCGCAGTTCGCCAGTCTGCAGCGCCCCCGCCCGGCCTGCACTCACGCCCACCAGAGCCCCCCGAGTCAGCTGCGGGCGGCCCAGCGCCCCTTCACCCACGACGAGGACTGCGAGCGGCGCACGGCCTCCGTGGGCCACCAGAGCGCCCCGCACCACATCTCCGGAGCCTCCTGCCGCCGAAGCAGTTTCCACGGCTCGCTCCATCGGGAGCCGCCCGCACACGCCCCTCAGCCCGCCCCTCAGCCCGCCCACCGGATAGAAAACCAGGGAAAGAATGACCCGCATGGGCTCCCGCCTTCCAGCGCCCCCCGTGGCAAGCCGGCCTCTCCCCAGGGCTCCTTCAGAAGTCCCGCGAGCAGCCCCGTGTCCGCCCCCGCGCCCCGCTCCTCGCCCGAGGCCAGAACCGCCTTCACGCCCGTGAGGCGCCCGCGCTTCCCCCACGACTTCGTGCGCCACGGAGGCTCCTTCAAGGGGCGGCCGTCGGCCAAGGGCGAGGAGCCGCAGGCGGACAGCGTCGCCATGACCAGCAGCGCCAGCAAGAGATAA